The stretch of DNA AACCGCCCGGTGTCGCGCAGGGGCAGCCGGCTGGCGACGTCGGACGCCGTCCACGACGGCCGCTCGGCGGAGGCGTCGAGCCGGAGCACGCCGGCCGTGTGGGACGCGGCGAGGGCGGTGGTGTCGAGGAAGGCCAGGTCGTGGCACGACCCTCCCACCCAGCCCTGCGACATCGGCACCCAGCCCTCGGGCGGGTCCTCGGCGCCCCTCAGCTCCCAGCGCAGCGCCCCGCTGCCCGGCTCGTCGCCGGGGACCGTCACCCCGGCCCACAGGAAGCGGGTCGGTCCGACCGTCTGCACGGCGAGGCGGCGCACGTCGGTCCCCGCCAGCCCGACCTTGCGGAACGTCCCGGGTCGCCCGCCCCGGCTCGACAGGTAGACCCCCCGCTCGTCCTGGGCGGCGACGGCGACGGTCAGCTCGTCGCGCACGTCGAGCGCGGCGACGACCGAGTAGCAGCCGAGGTCGGGGTCGGCCGCGTCGACCAGCACCTGCACCGGCGTCCCGCCCGGCGCCAGCTCGAACAGCCCGCGGTCGGTGGCCAGGAGCACGACCGGCTGGCCGTCCCGCAGCAGCCAGCACAGGTCCTCGACGTGATAGCCGAAGCGCCCGGCCGCCGACCACGTCTCGCCGAGGTCGCCGGACAGGTAGACGGCCGACTCCTCGCCCCCGCCCACCCGCACGGCCGCGGCGACCAGGCCGGGCCGCTGCGGGCTGGTCCTCACGACCTCGGCCGTCTCGCCCGCGAAGCGCCCGGCCGGCTCCCAGCCCCGCCCGTCGTCGAGGGAGCGGAACACGGTCTCCCCGCTCGCCGCGAACCAGGTCGACGGCTGGAAGGCGTCGGCGGCGAGCGAGCGCACGGTGAGCGGCACCTCGTCGACCAGCAGGCGGACCTCGTCGGCGAACCGGACGCCCGGCTCCTTCAAGACGACGTCGTACACGTGCGACGCCCGCAGCGGCTGGCCGAAGCGCCACCCGAGCGGGTTGCCGGGCGACGGGAGGGGGTTGACGGCCTCCCGGAGGCGGTGGTCGAGCCGGGCCCTGACGGCCTCGGGGTCCTCCGAGCGGTGGACGACCACCCTGGCGCTCACCCGCACCTGCTTGTAGTTGGCCCAGCGGACGACCATGTCGACGCCGAGCGGGCGGCGTTCGTCGAGGGTTGCCCTCACCCGGCCGGCGGCGTCGGCCGTCTCGGCGGCCCGGAGGGCGGGGAGGTCGACGGCGGCGGCGCCGTCGGGCGGGCCGGCGGCCGGCACGATCGTTACCTCGACGCTGCCCGGCGCGGCGTGGCGCCACAGCTCGGCCCTCGTGAAGGCGGCGGCCCTGGCCACGCCGGCCGCGCTGCCGACGGCCAGCGCCTCCACGTCCCGCGCGGTGACGGCCCGCCGGGGCGTGTGCAGCTCCTGGGGGCCGCGCACGAGCGCGTTCTCGACCGTCTCGACCGCCCGGCCGCCGATGGCCGGCGCCCGGTTGGTGACGGTGACGCCGGGGACGGCCGACCGCAGCTGGGTGAGGGTGCCGCCGGCGACGTTGCCGGACGGCCCGCCGCCCCGCCGGTACCAGAGGCGGATCTCCCGCCCGGCGGCCGGCACCTCGGCGAGCGGCCCCGGCACGCCGGCGAGGTCGGCCGGCTCGGCGCCCGGCTCGCCCGGCCGGGCCTGGAGGCGGGCGGCCGGCGCGAACGTGACCGTCCCCGCCACCCGGTCGACGACGTAGACGAACCGGTCGTCGCCCACGTCGGCGAAGCTCTGCACCTCGCGCCACAGCCGGTAGGCGCGGCCGTCGTGCTCCCTGGCCGCGGCGCGCCCGGAGAGCTCGTCGGCGGTCGCCTCGACGCCGACGACGAGGTCGGTCCCGTCGTCCTCGGCGACGACCAGCGGCGGGCGGGCGGCCCGCACCACCTGCCCGGGCAGGCCCGTGCCCCGCCCGGCCAGCTCGGCGTCGACGACGTCGCAGTGCCGGGCCCGCACCTCGACCTCGGTGGCCGCCGGCTCGAGCACGGCGTCGGCGACGGTGACGAACACGGGCACCTCGCCGCCCCCGTCGGGCCGCCCGGTGCCGACGCGGGTGCCGGCCGGGATGCGGATGGGGCCGGGCTGGCCGCCCTGGCCCTGGCGGGAGAACACCAGTGTCGTGCCGGCGGCGGCCGGCGGCGCGAGGCGGACGCCGAGCAGCTTCAGGAGCTCGACGTAGACCTTCTCGGGCACCTGGTTGAGGCGGTACAGGAGGACGTCGGTCAGGTGGGCGAACAGCTCGAGCAGGACGATGCCCGGGTCGCCCGGGGTGAGGTCCGTCCACCCGGGGCAGGACGCCCGCACGACCCTCGTGGCCTCGGCGACGAGGTCGGCGAAGTCCCGGTCGTCCAGGTTCGGCGACGGCAGCGAGGTCACGGCGCACCTCCGGCGTCGGCGGCGTGGGCGGGCCCGCCGGCGCGGCGCGGGCCCGGGTGCGCAGCCGGCGGGAGAGCGGCGGGCGGTGGTGGGACCCGACGCCGGTGTCGGTCGCCATCCTCGAGGATGGTCGTCGGCCGGCGCGCCGCCCCGGTGTGACGCCGCATCGGGCTCGCGGCGCAGTGGGCGGCGAGGCGGGCAGGCGGGAGCGGCCTCACTCGGCACCTCCGAGGTCGACGGCCACCCGGAGCGCCTCCCGCTGCCGGGTGCGCCTGACCCGGTAGTCGAGGGTGACCTCGAGCCGCTCGGGCGCCTCCGCGTCCCGGTCGGCCTCGACGCCGATGACCTCCACGCGGGGCTCCCACCGCTCGACCGCCTGGCGCACGTAGTGGATGGCGAGACCGGCCGTCGTGTCGTCGTTGGGGCTGAACACGAGCCGGTGCAGCGGGCAGCCGTAGTCGGGGCGCATCACCCGCTCGCCGGGGATGGTGGACAGCAGGAGCAGCAGCGACTGCCGGACGGCGTCCGCGCCGGCGACCATGTCGACCCCCCCGGTCGAGGCGACGCGCAGGCCCGGCCAGTCGTCGACCTGGTCGAGGTCGGGGTGCAGGAACCGCCAGGCGCGGTCGGGCTCGGTCACGGCCGCGGCCGCCTCGGTGGGCGGGGGAGCGGCGCCCCGGCGGCACGGCCGGCGGCGGTGCGGGCGGTCGTCATCCGGTGCAGTCCACGAGGTCCTGGCCCGGGCGGTTGACCTTGTACTTGACGACGCCGGGCGGCGTGCCGTCGGTGAGCCCGAGGACGGAGTCGAGGCAGATCGGGCGGCCGTCGATGCGCACGAACGTGGAGTAGCCGACCCGCACCTTCAGGGTGGTCTGGCAGGGGCGGATGGTCGGGCCGATGTTCGGGCACCCCTTGATCGGCCGCTGCTCGGGGTCGGGCTCGACGAGCAGGCGGCGGCCGTCGCCCCGCACCCAGTCCTGGGCGGGCGCCAGCTCCACCCGCCCGAGCTCGTGCCGGCAGACGAGCAGCGCGTCCTCGTTCAGCACGAACACGGTCACGCCCTCTCGAAGTCGACGGCGCTGGCGCGGATGGCGATGCGGCGGCCGGGGGCCTCGACGACGAGGTCGACGGCGGCGTGGAGGAGGACGCCGTCGGGCGAGAGGACGAGGGAGCTGCCGGTCGGGTCCTCGAGGCGGATGGTCCGGCCGGCGTCGTCCAGCGTGAGGCGGTGGCCGGCCGTCGTGCCGAGCGTCCAGCGGGTGACCTCGCCGCCGTCGAGGCCGGCGTCGGCCGGGCCGCTCGCCCCGAACATGGCCCCGACCACGATCCCCCTGGCCGGGTCGCCGCCGGGGAGCAGGACGAGCACGAGGTCGTCCGGGTCGGGGAGCGTGACGAGGCCCTTCCCGGCGCCCGCGCCGGCTGCGAGGACCTGCATCCAGGCGCTGGCGAGGTCGCCGAGCGCCGGGAAGCGCACGCGGACGCGGCCGATCCCGGCCGGGTCGTCGACGGCGTCGACCACGCCGAGGGCCATCGTCGCCGCGTCGGGCCCGGGGGGCGCGGCGGTCGGGGCCGGGGGCTCGGGCGGCGCCGTCGACAGGCGGGTGACGTAGCCGGTGTCGGGGCCGACGACGTGGTCGACGGCGGTCA from Acidimicrobiales bacterium encodes:
- a CDS encoding GPW/gp25 family protein — its product is MTEPDRAWRFLHPDLDQVDDWPGLRVASTGGVDMVAGADAVRQSLLLLLSTIPGERVMRPDYGCPLHRLVFSPNDDTTAGLAIHYVRQAVERWEPRVEVIGVEADRDAEAPERLEVTLDYRVRRTRQREALRVAVDLGGAE
- a CDS encoding baseplate J/gp47 family protein; this encodes MTSLPSPNLDDRDFADLVAEATRVVRASCPGWTDLTPGDPGIVLLELFAHLTDVLLYRLNQVPEKVYVELLKLLGVRLAPPAAAGTTLVFSRQGQGGQPGPIRIPAGTRVGTGRPDGGGEVPVFVTVADAVLEPAATEVEVRARHCDVVDAELAGRGTGLPGQVVRAARPPLVVAEDDGTDLVVGVEATADELSGRAAAREHDGRAYRLWREVQSFADVGDDRFVYVVDRVAGTVTFAPAARLQARPGEPGAEPADLAGVPGPLAEVPAAGREIRLWYRRGGGPSGNVAGGTLTQLRSAVPGVTVTNRAPAIGGRAVETVENALVRGPQELHTPRRAVTARDVEALAVGSAAGVARAAAFTRAELWRHAAPGSVEVTIVPAAGPPDGAAAVDLPALRAAETADAAGRVRATLDERRPLGVDMVVRWANYKQVRVSARVVVHRSEDPEAVRARLDHRLREAVNPLPSPGNPLGWRFGQPLRASHVYDVVLKEPGVRFADEVRLLVDEVPLTVRSLAADAFQPSTWFAASGETVFRSLDDGRGWEPAGRFAGETAEVVRTSPQRPGLVAAAVRVGGGEESAVYLSGDLGETWSAAGRFGYHVEDLCWLLRDGQPVVLLATDRGLFELAPGGTPVQVLVDAADPDLGCYSVVAALDVRDELTVAVAAQDERGVYLSSRGGRPGTFRKVGLAGTDVRRLAVQTVGPTRFLWAGVTVPGDEPGSGALRWELRGAEDPPEGWVPMSQGWVGGSCHDLAFLDTTALAASHTAGVLRLDASAERPSWTASDVASRLPLRDTGRFHPVDAVATSHRAGLVMAGGPAGANRSTDGGATYEPTSERVFREAVTLPPTWLFVSGPHELTVVGEDAAG